The following is a genomic window from Thermovirga sp..
CGTGCATCAGGGGGATGATCTCTCCCTTGTGGATGGCCGCCGCCGCGCCGGGGAAGATCTGAAGAGACCCTCCCGGTCCCTTCAAAACCAGGGTATCGCCCTTTCCCTCGGCGGAGAGACCGATGAGCCTCACGGCGGAGTCCAGGGCCACGAGCCTGCCGCCCTGCACGGTCTGCACGGGAATCCGCCCGAGGGACTCGCCGCCGCGGAGCAAATCCCACCCCTCCTGGGCCGAAAGAGCACCCGGGGAAAGGAGCGGCAGGAGTATGAGCGCCGCGAGGGCGCAGAGCGTGATCCTAGGTGCCCGCCATCGAGACATTCCGCACCACCATAGTGCACCCCCCTATGTCGCCGAAGAACCGCAAGTCGTCGCCCACTTCGGCGAGGTTCGAAAGAAGGCTCACGAGGTTGCCGGCCATGGTCATGCCCGCCACGGGCCTTTCCGGGCGGCCCGCACCGTTTATCATCGCTCCCTTGATACCCAGGGAAAAATCGCCGCTGACCGGGTCGATGGTGTGAACACCCATTAATTCCGTCACGAGGATCCCCCCGGTGCAATCTTTCAGGATCTGCCGGGGACTCCTTTCCCCGGGAGCGACGAAGAGGTTCGAAAAACCCACCTCCGGAAGGCTTCCGGGGGACCTGGAGGCGTTGCCCGTGGAGGGCACCTTGAACTTCCTGGCGTACTTCAAATCGTAGAGAAAGGAAGACACCTGCCCCCGCTCCATCAGAACCGTCGGGCCCGAGGGGACTC
Proteins encoded in this region:
- a CDS encoding TldD/PmbA family protein; translated protein: AASLVEALGELFLASEVFKNRSMLKDRIGEKIGSDCLSLVDEGTIRWGNGTSPWDGEGVPSGPTVLMERGQVSSFLYDLKYARKFKVPSTGNASRSPGSLPEVGFSNLFVAPGERSPRQILKDCTGGILVTELMGVHTIDPVSGDFSLGIKGAMINGAGRPERPVAGMTMAGNLVSLLSNLAEVGDDLRFFGDIGGCTMVVRNVSMAGT